From Pusillibacter faecalis, one genomic window encodes:
- a CDS encoding stage V sporulation T C-terminal domain-containing protein — MKATGIVRRIDDLGRVVIPKEIRRTMRIREGDPLEIYTSRDGEVIFKKYSLLGGVEDFASHLCETMSRSTGSICAVTDRDTIIAVAGGGKRELSGKRISPELEQIMESRRIYQFAGEGQALPVSDSTDKLAATVAAPILAEGDLLGLVLFISPVPAAATGDAEYKLAQTIAAFLGRHMES; from the coding sequence ATGAAGGCAACAGGAATTGTGCGGCGCATTGATGACCTTGGCCGGGTGGTGATTCCCAAGGAAATCCGCCGTACGATGCGGATTCGGGAGGGCGACCCCCTGGAAATCTATACAAGCCGCGACGGAGAAGTGATCTTCAAGAAATACTCCCTTCTGGGCGGCGTGGAGGACTTTGCCAGTCATTTATGTGAGACAATGAGCCGCTCTACCGGCAGCATCTGCGCCGTGACAGACCGCGACACCATCATCGCCGTGGCCGGCGGCGGCAAGCGTGAGCTCTCCGGCAAGCGGATTTCTCCGGAGCTGGAGCAGATCATGGAGAGCCGCCGAATCTATCAGTTTGCCGGAGAGGGACAGGCCCTTCCGGTCTCCGACAGCACGGATAAGCTGGCGGCTACCGTGGCGGCTCCCATTCTGGCGGAGGGTGATCTGCTGGGACTGGTGCTTTTTATCAGCCCCGTCCCCGCGGCAGCCACCGGCGACGCGGAATACAAGCTGGCCCAGACCATCGCGGCCTTCCTCGGCCGCCATATGGAGAGCTGA
- a CDS encoding sulfite exporter TauE/SafE family protein, whose amino-acid sequence MLSIFTEFTINQLPLWAVLLVCAGVFLASLMDAIAGGGGIISVPTYLIAFSGLPTYYALGTNKLSAGIGTIFSTARFIKNGLVDWRLAGPGVAAALVGSMGGTWLQLRTPDIVLRYLLLAVLPVVAFVVLRGQEWPDTPGSIQPWRQAFLVWGASLIVGAYDGYYGPGTGTFLMIAFIRLAKLDTLHAAGAAKAINLASNLGSLVTALLAGYVSIGIGLIASAAAILGHYLGAGLAIKNGGKLVRPTVILVLLLLLIKVGSELLFPEFWS is encoded by the coding sequence ATGCTTTCTATTTTTACAGAGTTCACCATAAATCAGCTGCCCTTGTGGGCGGTTTTACTGGTTTGTGCCGGTGTGTTCCTGGCCTCATTGATGGATGCCATTGCCGGTGGTGGAGGCATCATCTCCGTTCCCACTTATCTGATCGCCTTTTCCGGCCTGCCCACCTATTATGCCCTGGGCACCAACAAGCTCTCCGCCGGGATCGGAACTATTTTTTCCACGGCACGGTTTATCAAAAACGGCCTTGTGGACTGGCGCCTGGCTGGTCCCGGTGTAGCTGCGGCACTGGTGGGTTCCATGGGTGGTACCTGGCTGCAACTGCGAACGCCGGACATCGTGTTAAGATATCTCCTGCTGGCGGTGCTGCCGGTTGTGGCCTTTGTGGTTTTGCGCGGTCAGGAATGGCCGGACACACCCGGTTCCATCCAACCGTGGCGGCAGGCCTTCCTTGTCTGGGGCGCATCCTTGATCGTGGGTGCCTATGATGGCTACTACGGTCCCGGCACCGGAACCTTTCTCATGATCGCATTCATCCGTCTTGCAAAACTGGATACTCTCCACGCCGCTGGCGCTGCAAAGGCAATCAATCTTGCGTCAAACCTGGGCAGCCTTGTCACCGCCCTGCTTGCAGGCTACGTATCTATCGGCATCGGCCTCATTGCCTCTGCAGCGGCCATACTCGGGCATTATCTGGGCGCGGGCCTGGCAATCAAAAACGGCGGAAAACTGGTTCGGCCCACCGTGATCCTGGTGCTGCTCCTGCTGCTGATCAAGGTGGGCAGCGAGCTTCTGTTTCCTGAATTTTGGAGCTGA
- the glgB gene encoding 1,4-alpha-glucan branching protein GlgB, whose protein sequence is MADHHQAAQFHAGTLTDGWHWLGAHPAERRNKRGWIFRVWAPHAQNVSVVGDFNSWDETANRLARRGEIWEGFIPGLRQYDIYKYAVTGEDGETRYKADPYGFHMETRPATASKLYDIGGFRWTDAAFQARKRQVYASPLNIYEVHLGSWRRRENGDFLDYRDLARELAAYVKDMGYTAIELLPVTEHPLDDSWGYQSTGYFAPTSRFGTPHDFMWFVNHMHKNGISVILDWVPAHFCKDAQGLYQFDGTCCYEYSDPNKWEHASWGTRVFDYGRPEVKSFLFSSARFWLEEYHIDGLRVDAVASMLYLDYDRQGGAWTPNIHGGRENLEAIEFLRELNAMAFAQDPAVLMIAEESTAWPLVTRPAEVGGLGFNLKWNMGWMNDMCHYLKLDPWFRQDHHRDITFSMMYAFSENFVLPISHDEVVHMKGSVVGKMPGDYKNQLRCTRGFYAYLLAHPGKKLLFMGAELGQWHEWNSNQQLDWYLLDNEENRQIHQFFKDANAFYKKTPALWEIDFSWEGFEWLVPDDNHNNVVVFLRKDKKGRDLLCAVNFSPNTYENYRMGVPPRRKYVPMLNTDDPAYGGDGFGDTAAVPVEAIPSHGKEHSAAIRIPAFGAVFLRGEGVFPKPRAKKQAKDVET, encoded by the coding sequence ATGGCGGATCACCACCAGGCTGCACAATTTCACGCAGGCACCCTGACAGACGGATGGCATTGGCTTGGAGCACATCCGGCAGAAAGAAGGAACAAACGCGGATGGATCTTTCGCGTTTGGGCGCCCCACGCGCAAAACGTATCCGTCGTGGGGGACTTTAACAGCTGGGATGAGACTGCAAACCGCCTCGCCCGAAGGGGGGAGATTTGGGAGGGATTTATCCCCGGCCTGCGGCAATATGACATCTATAAATATGCAGTTACCGGTGAGGATGGTGAAACCCGCTACAAGGCCGACCCCTATGGCTTCCACATGGAGACCCGTCCTGCTACCGCCAGCAAGCTGTATGATATCGGGGGATTCCGTTGGACGGACGCCGCCTTCCAGGCCCGCAAGCGCCAAGTCTACGCTTCCCCTCTAAATATCTATGAGGTACATCTGGGCTCCTGGCGGCGGCGGGAAAACGGCGATTTTTTGGACTACCGGGACCTGGCCCGGGAGCTGGCGGCCTATGTCAAGGACATGGGGTATACGGCCATTGAGCTGCTGCCGGTGACAGAGCATCCACTGGACGACTCCTGGGGCTATCAAAGCACGGGGTATTTTGCCCCCACCTCTCGGTTTGGAACGCCTCACGATTTCATGTGGTTTGTCAACCACATGCACAAAAACGGTATCTCCGTGATTTTAGACTGGGTACCCGCCCACTTCTGCAAGGACGCCCAGGGCCTCTACCAGTTCGATGGGACCTGCTGCTATGAGTACAGCGACCCCAACAAGTGGGAGCACGCCAGTTGGGGTACCCGGGTGTTTGATTACGGAAGGCCAGAGGTCAAGAGTTTCCTCTTCTCCTCCGCCCGCTTTTGGCTGGAGGAGTACCACATCGACGGGCTGCGGGTGGACGCGGTAGCCTCCATGCTGTATCTGGATTATGACCGCCAGGGCGGGGCGTGGACGCCCAATATTCACGGCGGCCGGGAAAACCTGGAGGCCATTGAATTCCTGCGGGAGCTGAACGCCATGGCCTTTGCACAGGACCCGGCGGTGCTGATGATCGCGGAGGAGTCCACCGCCTGGCCCCTTGTCACCAGGCCGGCGGAGGTGGGGGGCCTGGGCTTCAATCTGAAGTGGAACATGGGCTGGATGAACGACATGTGCCACTATCTGAAGCTGGACCCTTGGTTCCGTCAGGACCACCACAGAGACATTACCTTCTCCATGATGTACGCGTTTTCTGAAAATTTTGTGCTGCCCATCTCCCATGACGAGGTGGTGCACATGAAGGGCTCGGTGGTGGGCAAGATGCCGGGAGACTACAAAAACCAGCTCCGCTGCACCCGGGGCTTTTACGCCTACCTGTTGGCCCATCCCGGCAAGAAGCTCCTGTTTATGGGGGCGGAGCTGGGCCAATGGCACGAGTGGAACTCCAACCAGCAGCTGGACTGGTACCTTCTGGACAATGAAGAGAACCGGCAGATTCATCAATTCTTCAAGGACGCCAACGCCTTCTATAAAAAGACCCCGGCCCTGTGGGAGATTGATTTCAGCTGGGAGGGCTTTGAGTGGCTGGTGCCGGACGATAACCACAACAACGTGGTGGTCTTTCTGCGCAAGGACAAAAAGGGCCGGGATCTGCTGTGCGCCGTAAACTTCTCTCCCAACACCTATGAAAACTACCGGATGGGCGTCCCGCCCCGCCGGAAGTATGTCCCCATGCTGAATACCGATGACCCGGCCTATGGCGGAGATGGTTTCGGAGACACCGCAGCCGTCCCGGTGGAGGCGATTCCCTCCCACGGGAAGGAGCATTCCGCCGCTATCCGCATCCCAGCCTTCGGCGCGGTATTCCTGCGGGGGGAAGGCGTTTTTCCCAAGCCCAGAGCGAAAAAACAGGCAAAGGACGTGGAGACATGA
- a CDS encoding glucose-1-phosphate adenylyltransferase has protein sequence MKKECIAMLLAGGQGSRLYVLTGAMAKPAVPFGGKYRIIDFPLSNCSNSGIDTVGVLTQYRPLELNSYIGSGVPWDLDSSTGGVHILPPYQSSKGGTWYQGTANAIYQNIGFVDLYDPDYVVVLSGDHIYKMDYSKMVARHKESGAACTISVMEVPWAEAPRFGIMSVNEQDMITEFAEKPREPKSNLASMGIYVFSWQTLRRYLEEDEADPSSENDFGKNIIPAMLTQGEKMAAYRFDGYWKDVGTLESLWDANMDMLSPSSGLDLQDESWPIYARSVNEPPTFIGHNARMSHCAINRGSVIEGVAENSVLSPGVVVGEGARVTYSVLLPGTVVEPGAVVEYAILGEDCRIGRDCRVGGTPENAAPGAAWGLTVLGPGCQVAQGRQVAAGTMLNSRGEEVSK, from the coding sequence ATGAAAAAAGAGTGTATTGCCATGCTGCTGGCAGGCGGACAGGGCAGCCGCCTGTATGTGCTGACCGGCGCCATGGCCAAGCCCGCCGTGCCCTTCGGCGGTAAGTACCGCATCATTGACTTTCCTCTCTCCAACTGCAGCAACTCCGGCATTGACACGGTGGGCGTGCTGACGCAGTACCGCCCGCTGGAACTCAACAGTTACATCGGCAGCGGCGTACCTTGGGATCTGGATAGCTCCACCGGCGGTGTCCACATCCTGCCACCTTACCAGAGCAGCAAAGGCGGTACGTGGTATCAGGGGACAGCCAACGCCATCTATCAGAATATCGGTTTTGTGGACCTGTACGACCCGGATTATGTGGTGGTTCTCTCCGGCGACCATATCTATAAAATGGACTACTCCAAGATGGTGGCCCGCCACAAGGAATCCGGCGCCGCCTGCACGATTTCCGTGATGGAGGTGCCCTGGGCGGAGGCTCCCCGCTTTGGCATCATGTCAGTGAACGAGCAGGATATGATTACTGAGTTTGCGGAAAAGCCCCGGGAACCCAAGAGCAACCTGGCCTCCATGGGCATCTATGTATTCTCCTGGCAGACCCTGCGGCGGTATCTGGAGGAGGACGAGGCAGATCCGTCTTCTGAAAACGATTTCGGCAAAAATATCATCCCCGCCATGCTGACACAGGGAGAAAAGATGGCGGCCTATCGCTTTGACGGCTACTGGAAGGATGTTGGAACCCTGGAGTCTCTATGGGATGCGAATATGGATATGCTCTCTCCCAGCTCGGGGCTGGATTTGCAGGATGAATCCTGGCCGATCTACGCCCGTTCGGTCAATGAGCCGCCTACCTTTATCGGGCACAATGCCCGTATGTCCCACTGCGCCATCAACCGCGGCAGTGTGATTGAGGGCGTGGCGGAAAACTCCGTGCTCTCTCCCGGCGTTGTGGTGGGAGAGGGCGCCCGGGTGACATACTCCGTACTGCTGCCTGGGACCGTGGTGGAGCCGGGCGCTGTGGTGGAGTATGCCATTTTGGGCGAGGACTGCCGGATCGGGCGGGACTGCCGGGTAGGCGGCACACCGGAGAATGCCGCACCCGGGGCGGCCTGGGGGCTGACAGTGCTGGGGCCGGGGTGCCAGGTGGCCCAGGGCCGGCAGGTGGCCGCGGGCACTATGCTGAATAGCCGCGGTGAGGAGGTGTCCAAATGA
- the glgD gene encoding glucose-1-phosphate adenylyltransferase subunit GlgD: MNGLHGIIFSYEKRRGLRELEEIRSAASIPFGGRYRAVDFSLSNLVNAGVTDVGIVLHGRYQSMLDHLGTGKVWGLSRKRGGLRILPPFNYRDGWGVMPYRGKIEALASSRSYLDTIRQDHVVLMDGDLVANLPLADIYESHMKSGADITVVCGNDSFHTENGTYFERDGQGRVTEVLFNLHTPRGYRGLEVYILSTQLLKELVDDCDSKDQYHWRRDVLQARKDQLYLNSYIWNGFAAQIRTVQEYYDRSMQLLDPTIRADLFTPERPIWAKGADKSSTYVGVGGYCVDSLVAEGCNIEGTVENSVLFPGVVVEEGAEVRGCVLFKETVVRRGARLSCIIADKNVEVLPDRTLMGHQHYPIVIAKGSIV, translated from the coding sequence ATGAACGGGCTGCATGGAATCATTTTTTCCTACGAAAAGCGCAGAGGGCTGCGGGAACTGGAAGAGATCCGCTCCGCGGCATCCATTCCCTTTGGAGGGCGGTATCGGGCGGTGGACTTTTCCCTGTCCAACCTGGTCAATGCCGGTGTCACGGATGTTGGCATTGTGCTTCATGGCCGCTATCAGAGCATGCTGGACCATCTGGGTACCGGCAAGGTGTGGGGGTTGAGCCGTAAGCGGGGCGGACTGCGGATTCTGCCGCCGTTCAACTACCGGGACGGCTGGGGCGTAATGCCTTACCGGGGCAAGATTGAGGCTCTGGCCAGCAGCCGTTCGTACTTGGACACCATTCGTCAGGATCATGTGGTTTTGATGGATGGGGATTTGGTGGCGAATTTGCCTCTGGCGGACATTTATGAAAGTCATATGAAGTCCGGTGCAGACATTACGGTGGTTTGCGGCAACGACAGTTTCCACACGGAAAACGGGACCTATTTTGAGCGGGACGGCCAAGGACGTGTGACCGAGGTGCTCTTTAATCTTCATACTCCCCGCGGCTATCGGGGGCTGGAGGTCTATATCCTCTCCACCCAGCTTTTAAAAGAGCTGGTGGACGACTGTGACAGCAAGGATCAGTATCACTGGCGGCGGGATGTGCTCCAGGCCCGGAAGGACCAGCTCTATCTGAACAGCTATATTTGGAACGGATTTGCAGCGCAGATCCGCACCGTTCAGGAATACTATGACCGCAGTATGCAGCTGCTGGACCCGACGATCCGGGCAGACTTGTTCACACCCGAGCGGCCGATTTGGGCCAAGGGTGCGGATAAGAGCTCCACCTATGTGGGGGTCGGCGGGTACTGTGTGGATTCCCTGGTGGCGGAGGGCTGCAATATTGAGGGAACGGTGGAGAACTCTGTCCTATTCCCAGGCGTGGTGGTAGAGGAGGGAGCGGAGGTACGTGGCTGCGTGCTGTTTAAGGAGACCGTGGTCCGGCGCGGCGCGCGCCTTAGCTGTATCATTGCGGATAAGAATGTGGAGGTTCTCCCGGACCGGACCCTGATGGGCCACCAGCATTATCCCATTGTCATCGCTAAGGGGAGCATTGTGTGA
- the glgA gene encoding glycogen synthase GlgA: MKILYATSEAVPFCKTGGLADVAGSLPPALAAEGAEIAVVLPLYRRIKERFGDQLYFECYDYVDLAWRHSYCGLFSLQKDGVTWYFLDNEQYFDRSELYGYMDDGERFAFFSRAVVRMLGHLKFWPEVIHCNDWQTALVPIYLKDDGVREERLRTVRTVLTIHNIEYQGRYNPYILGDLFGLDSGWAKDGTLLMDGDVNLLKGAILCADAVTAVSPTYANELKMAYFAHRLEGIISKCEYKLSGVLNGIDMKLYDPETDPRIAVNFSPRDMTGKDEDKAVLQRMLGLRQEPHTPIVAIVSRLVSHKGLDLICEVLHDMMELPIQLVVLGKGDRKYEEFFHWAAQQHSGRMAVRLDYNEDLSMAIYAGADLFLMPSKSEPCGLSQMIAMRYGTVPIVRETGGLKDTVQPYESWRDSGNGFTFTNYASGDMLYVIREAVYLYKDYPDVFGRLRQRAMQCDFSWARSAREYLGIYAGITGRHWPVAGSAETSAAGENAPEAVEAFAVKNVAPEAAEAVHAEHAAPKDAPAAEEAVPETARRPAVKESAAKPKAVRRKAAAKPQTKKKGPAAKEPPAAE; the protein is encoded by the coding sequence ATGAAGATTTTATATGCAACCAGTGAGGCGGTCCCCTTCTGTAAGACCGGAGGACTGGCGGACGTGGCCGGTTCCCTGCCGCCGGCATTGGCGGCGGAGGGGGCTGAGATTGCCGTGGTGCTGCCGCTGTACCGCCGGATCAAGGAGCGGTTTGGCGATCAGCTATATTTTGAGTGCTACGACTATGTGGACCTGGCCTGGCGCCACAGCTACTGTGGCCTGTTTTCTCTGCAAAAGGACGGAGTTACGTGGTATTTTCTGGATAATGAGCAGTATTTTGACCGCTCGGAGCTGTATGGCTACATGGATGACGGTGAACGGTTCGCGTTTTTCTCCCGGGCGGTCGTCAGGATGCTGGGGCATTTGAAGTTTTGGCCGGAGGTCATTCACTGCAACGACTGGCAGACTGCCCTGGTGCCCATCTACCTCAAAGATGACGGTGTGAGGGAGGAGCGCTTGCGCACGGTACGCACCGTGCTGACCATTCATAATATTGAGTACCAGGGCCGGTATAATCCCTATATCCTGGGGGACCTGTTTGGCCTGGATTCCGGTTGGGCCAAGGACGGCACACTGCTGATGGACGGCGACGTGAACCTGCTCAAGGGTGCCATTTTGTGCGCTGACGCCGTCACCGCTGTATCTCCCACGTATGCCAATGAGCTGAAAATGGCCTATTTTGCCCACCGCCTGGAGGGGATCATCAGCAAATGCGAGTATAAGCTCTCCGGCGTGCTCAATGGTATTGACATGAAGCTGTACGACCCGGAGACGGACCCGCGGATCGCCGTGAATTTCTCGCCGCGGGATATGACCGGCAAGGATGAGGATAAGGCGGTGCTGCAGCGGATGCTGGGGCTTCGGCAGGAGCCTCATACGCCCATTGTGGCAATTGTCAGCCGCTTGGTGTCCCACAAGGGGCTGGACTTGATTTGCGAAGTGCTTCATGATATGATGGAGCTTCCCATACAGTTAGTGGTTCTGGGCAAAGGAGACCGGAAGTATGAGGAGTTTTTCCACTGGGCGGCACAGCAGCACAGCGGCCGCATGGCGGTTCGCCTGGACTATAACGAAGATCTGTCTATGGCCATCTATGCCGGCGCAGACCTGTTTTTGATGCCCTCCAAGAGTGAGCCATGCGGGCTGAGCCAGATGATCGCCATGCGCTACGGCACGGTGCCCATTGTCCGGGAGACTGGTGGGCTGAAGGACACGGTCCAGCCCTATGAGTCCTGGAGGGACTCCGGCAACGGATTTACCTTTACCAACTATGCCAGCGGTGATATGCTGTATGTGATCCGGGAGGCGGTCTATCTCTATAAGGATTATCCAGATGTGTTTGGGCGCCTCCGTCAGCGGGCCATGCAGTGCGATTTCAGCTGGGCCAGGAGCGCCAGGGAATACCTGGGGATTTATGCCGGCATTACCGGCCGACACTGGCCGGTGGCCGGGAGCGCGGAAACCTCTGCTGCGGGGGAGAACGCGCCGGAGGCTGTGGAGGCGTTTGCTGTGAAAAACGTCGCACCGGAAGCAGCTGAGGCGGTCCATGCAGAACATGCAGCACCGAAGGATGCGCCTGCCGCGGAGGAGGCCGTGCCGGAGACTGCCAGACGGCCTGCCGTAAAAGAGTCGGCTGCAAAGCCAAAGGCAGTGCGGAGAAAGGCCGCCGCGAAACCACAGACCAAAAAGAAAGGGCCCGCCGCAAAGGAACCTCCCGCGGCGGAGTGA
- a CDS encoding glycogen/starch/alpha-glucan phosphorylase — MPFTTKQLEEALTAKLMLNFSKTPEEATQQEMMKASALVLRDVMALRSVEAHKRTRREQKKQVHYLSLEFLMGRSLMKNAYNLGVLPQLRDALNNLGFQAADIFELEPDAGLGNGGLGRLAACYLDSMTTLEIPAAGYSICYELGIFKQKIVEGQQVELPDDWKNLGSAWLLPKPEEAQEVRFGGTLREFWDDGHLHIVNEGATTVLAVPCDMVVAGYETTHVNTLRLWDAKSTKPVDMALFSRGEYLKAAEEEAMAETIAKILYPEDNHYEGKSLRLKQQYFFVSATVQSIAKKHLDVYGTLRNFHEKNVLQINDTHPALVIPELMRIFIDEAGMDWDEAWSITTRSVAYTNHTVLAEALERWPQDLVAQLLPRIWQILMEISRRWQKRVEEFYHDEGKTQKMAIIWGGEVRMANLCIAGGMAVNGVSALHSDILKKDVFKDAYGMEPWKFTNVTNGIDHRRWLSEINPGLDSLIRDLTGGEDYLMQPLVLRKLDDYADDAAVLKALADIKRNNKADFAAYAKQTQGVNLNPDAIFDVQVKRLHEYKRQLLNVLHIIALYQRLQDDPGAITQPHTFLFGAKAAPGYAVAKRIIRLINSLADQIDHDPVCKDKLQVVFLENYRVSLAERLMPASEVSQQISTAGKEASGTGNMKFMMNGALTVGTLDGANVEMHEVLGDENMFLFGLHADEVTELKREGYIPQRLYNRDQRLRRCLDALRTGFRDGISYDDLYQRLLFGAGGSAADEYLLLADFQSYCDAESRMVETYLDQRRWNQMSLHNIARSGIFAADRAVAEYAEHIWHVPHR; from the coding sequence ATGCCATTTACCACAAAACAACTGGAAGAAGCCTTGACGGCCAAACTGATGCTGAATTTCAGCAAGACGCCGGAGGAGGCCACCCAGCAGGAGATGATGAAAGCCAGCGCTTTGGTGCTGCGGGATGTGATGGCACTGCGCAGTGTGGAGGCGCATAAAAGAACCCGGCGGGAACAGAAAAAACAGGTGCACTATCTGTCTTTGGAGTTTCTGATGGGCCGTAGCCTGATGAAAAACGCCTATAATCTGGGGGTTCTCCCCCAACTGAGGGATGCTTTGAACAACTTGGGGTTCCAGGCGGCGGATATCTTTGAGCTGGAGCCGGACGCCGGCCTTGGCAACGGAGGCCTGGGGCGGCTGGCTGCCTGCTATCTGGATTCCATGACCACGCTGGAGATCCCCGCCGCTGGGTACTCCATCTGTTATGAGCTGGGGATCTTCAAGCAGAAGATTGTGGAGGGGCAGCAGGTAGAGCTGCCGGATGACTGGAAGAATCTGGGTTCCGCCTGGCTGCTGCCAAAGCCGGAGGAGGCCCAGGAGGTCCGTTTTGGCGGCACGCTGCGGGAGTTTTGGGACGATGGGCACTTGCACATTGTCAACGAAGGGGCCACCACGGTACTGGCGGTGCCCTGTGACATGGTGGTGGCCGGATATGAGACCACCCATGTCAACACTCTGCGGCTATGGGACGCCAAGTCCACCAAACCGGTGGACATGGCCCTATTCTCCCGGGGGGAGTATCTCAAGGCCGCCGAGGAGGAGGCCATGGCAGAGACCATTGCCAAAATTCTCTACCCCGAGGACAATCATTACGAGGGCAAGTCGCTGCGGCTCAAGCAGCAGTATTTCTTTGTGTCCGCCACGGTGCAGTCCATTGCCAAAAAGCACCTGGACGTGTATGGCACGCTGCGCAACTTCCATGAGAAAAATGTTTTGCAGATCAACGATACCCATCCAGCCCTGGTGATCCCGGAGCTGATGCGGATTTTCATTGACGAGGCGGGCATGGACTGGGATGAGGCCTGGAGCATCACGACTCGGTCCGTGGCCTATACGAACCACACTGTTTTGGCGGAGGCTCTGGAACGCTGGCCTCAGGACCTGGTGGCGCAGCTGCTGCCCCGCATCTGGCAGATCCTGATGGAAATTTCCCGCCGTTGGCAAAAGCGGGTGGAGGAGTTCTACCACGACGAGGGAAAGACCCAGAAAATGGCCATCATCTGGGGCGGCGAGGTCCGGATGGCGAATCTCTGTATCGCCGGCGGCATGGCGGTCAACGGTGTGAGCGCCCTGCACTCCGATATTTTGAAAAAGGACGTTTTCAAGGACGCCTACGGCATGGAGCCCTGGAAATTTACCAATGTGACCAACGGTATTGACCACCGCCGCTGGCTCAGCGAGATTAATCCCGGCTTGGACAGCCTGATCCGGGATCTGACCGGCGGGGAGGACTACCTGATGCAACCGCTGGTCCTGCGGAAGCTGGACGACTATGCCGATGATGCCGCCGTGCTGAAGGCCCTGGCGGACATCAAACGGAACAATAAGGCGGACTTCGCCGCCTATGCCAAGCAGACACAGGGGGTGAATCTGAACCCGGACGCTATCTTCGACGTTCAGGTAAAGCGGCTCCACGAGTACAAGCGGCAGCTACTCAATGTGCTGCATATCATTGCGCTCTACCAGCGACTTCAGGACGATCCCGGCGCCATTACCCAGCCCCACACATTCCTTTTCGGCGCTAAGGCGGCGCCGGGCTACGCGGTGGCCAAGCGGATTATCCGCCTGATCAACTCCCTGGCAGACCAGATTGACCACGATCCGGTCTGCAAGGATAAGCTCCAGGTGGTGTTTCTGGAGAACTACCGGGTTTCTCTGGCAGAGCGGTTGATGCCAGCCAGCGAGGTCAGCCAGCAGATTTCCACAGCTGGAAAGGAAGCCAGCGGCACGGGCAACATGAAGTTCATGATGAACGGCGCGCTGACGGTCGGCACCCTGGACGGCGCTAACGTGGAGATGCACGAGGTGCTGGGAGACGAGAATATGTTCCTCTTTGGGCTCCACGCGGACGAGGTGACGGAGCTGAAGCGGGAGGGCTATATTCCCCAGCGGCTGTATAACCGGGACCAGCGTCTGCGCCGCTGCCTGGACGCGCTGCGGACCGGCTTCCGGGACGGTATTTCCTATGATGACCTCTATCAACGGCTGTTGTTCGGGGCCGGCGGCAGCGCCGCCGACGAGTATTTGCTGCTGGCAGACTTTCAGTCCTACTGCGACGCCGAGAGCCGGATGGTGGAGACCTATCTGGATCAGCGGCGCTGGAACCAGATGAGCCTGCACAACATTGCCCGCAGCGGAATTTTTGCCGCGGACCGGGCGGTGGCAGAGTACGCCGAGCATATCTGGCACGTACCCCACAGATAA
- a CDS encoding RNA polymerase sigma factor → MTDAAFETAVERYADTVFRLAYSYLKNRADAEDVMQETLLKLYGAEEHFESPEHERYWVIRVAANECKKLLRSPWRRRTESMEAVPETAVFDAPVQSELFQQVMTLPPKYRAAIYLHYYEGYAVREIAALMQANPSTVQTWLMRARGQLKTNLKEAEGL, encoded by the coding sequence TTGACAGACGCTGCATTTGAAACGGCGGTGGAACGGTACGCCGACACCGTGTTCCGGCTGGCATACAGCTACCTGAAAAACCGGGCAGATGCCGAGGATGTTATGCAGGAAACCCTGCTGAAGCTCTATGGCGCGGAGGAACATTTTGAGAGCCCGGAGCATGAACGGTACTGGGTGATCCGGGTGGCGGCAAACGAGTGCAAAAAGCTCTTGCGCTCTCCCTGGCGGCGGCGAACCGAGTCGATGGAAGCTGTGCCAGAGACGGCGGTATTCGATGCTCCCGTTCAGAGTGAGCTCTTTCAACAGGTGATGACATTGCCGCCGAAATACCGGGCCGCCATCTATCTCCACTATTATGAGGGCTATGCGGTCCGGGAGATCGCAGCCCTCATGCAGGCGAATCCATCCACCGTACAAACCTGGCTGATGCGGGCAAGGGGACAACTCAAAACAAATTTGAAGGAGGCAGAAGGCCTATGA
- a CDS encoding helix-turn-helix domain-containing protein, whose translation MNGMAYVRILRDLREDADKTQTQIAEVLGTSQTMYARYERGANEMPIHHLITLSKYYGVSTDYLLGLSKER comes from the coding sequence ATGAATGGGATGGCCTATGTGCGGATTTTGCGCGATTTGCGAGAGGATGCCGACAAGACACAAACGCAAATTGCCGAGGTTTTGGGGACTTCCCAGACCATGTATGCCCGCTATGAGCGTGGGGCCAACGAGATGCCTATCCACCACCTGATCACATTGAGCAAATACTATGGCGTCTCTACCGATTATCTGCTGGGACTCAGTAAAGAACGGTAA